The DNA segment GACATGGCCATGATTCTCGTTCTGGACATCAACCCTTCCAATGTCCAAGCAGAAGACCACGCAGAACAACTGGCTGATACAAAAACAATGCGACGTGTCCTCGCCCAGCAAGCAGATCGACTCTGCGATGCCATAGATCGTCATAATCCGGAAGGTGCTCGATCTGTGCCGAACGCCCTCGAAACGTACGAAGATCACTGGGAGCAGGGCATTGATACGATGGAGTTGCAAGTGGCAATGCCAAATTTGATCATGGATCCGTTAAGTCGTGGCATGGTTCCAATAGTATCACCATTGGCTTACAACACTTCCGGTCAACTCGTGGAAGTGGCAGCCGCCGATATTATGGCTGCTTTGACCAAATATCTCACTGGAAAGGACAAACCtgtggatgatgatgctgcacaTAACTACGGCGAGGTTAGCCTCGATCGGATTGTTGTTTTGGATGCAGTTGGAGGTATTCCCAGCAAGCATCGAGGGCACGGAGCGCATGTCTTCATTAATCTTGATCAGGAATACGACCTAGTGGAGAGCGAACTGGCAGAGTacgcagaagaagctcgccAAGACGAAACAAACAGCAGAGGTCCAGCTTTCTATGATCAACATCGTGACAACTTGGAGCTGGTTCGACGATGTCTACACATATtaccatcatcatcttcaggaCTCATTGTCTCACCACACGAAGCCGCAAGCTCGTCAACAGCTACGGACGCTGCTCCCTCTCCACTTGGTGCTGCCGGAACAAGACGACAGAAGAACCCGCTGATCCATAACCTTCTCACAAACAAGCCTGTAATATCATCATCGCTACCCGCAGCTCGACTGGCCCCAAAAGAACACGACGGCGATGAAGGGCCTCTGACGGAAGCGAGCACTGTGCTCAGAAAGGGCATGCCGCTCAGTGTCATTCCATCAGTAGGCAGGACACGTGGTTGGCAAAAGCCGAGTGTCGGGAGAACTCCACTACAACTCGAAAAGGATCCACGCGTGGACCTTCCTCGTCTGGTACATCTGATCGAAAACAGTTTCCGACGCAAACTGAATGTCAAGCACTATTTACAACGAGTGAACAGTCATGTCGCTGGCATTATCGTAGCCGGACAGTACGAAGGCGGTGCGATCCTCACATGGGAAATGCCGCCCGGTGTTAACGATCCGCAACGACTAGTACCATATCTCGACAAATTCGCCGTCTTGCAGAGCTCACAAGGGTCAAGCGGCGTCGCCGACATTGTCTTCCAAGCAATGGTGCGCAGCTGTTTTCCCAACGGCGTATGCTGGCGCAGCAGGACCGACAATCCCGTCAACAAATGGTACTTTGAGCGTGCAGCTGGGAGCTGGCAAATACCAGACAGCAATTGGACAATGTTCTGGACTGGCGAAGGTGTCATCGAAAACGAGCAGAAGTGGAATGATTATGTGGCCGTCTGTTCAAGCATACAAGCCAGCTGGGCTCCTGACGGGAAGAAAGATGACTGAAAGTAGTTTTAATACCCTCAAGTCAAACAACCAACTTGACCTTCAGCTTATCCCTCTCTacaatctccttcttcttctcttcactGACCAATTCTTCCAGATCCCATGTACAGTTCACATATCTTCCCGATAACCATTCTCTCTGCTCCTGACACAGAAATGCCAAAGTATCTGCACACAGTCTCGGAGTCTCAGTGAACGCCGCTTTCAATTCTTCATTCATCCCTTCTCCATTCCCTACAATATCTGTCAAGATATTCCCTGGATGCACAGCAATCGCCACAAGTCCTTGATCTGCATATTCTGCTGCTACAAACTCCGTCAATCGAAGAACGGCGAGTTTGGAAATTTGATAGGCGGAAAGAGTGGGATTGACGAGGTGTGCACCGACGGAGGAGATGTTGATGAGTGtcttggtggaggaggcgagtAGTAAAGGGAGGAAGGATCCTGTCATGAGATAAGTTCCTTGGAGATTAACGTTCATGGTCTCGTCCCACCAGGTTTCAGGAGTGGAAGAGCCGATGAGGTCGTTGGAGGACATCATGCCGGCGTTGTTGATTAGGATGTCGAGTTTACCGGAGAAGCCTTTGGAGATGAGTTCTGCGGCTGCTGAGACGCTGGTGCGGGATGCGATGTCGAGGTTCAGAGGGAGGATTTGGGGTTCGGGATGGCCGGCTGCGAGGGCCGAGGATTTTATGAGGCTGGAGGTTGTAGTCAGGGAGCTCCTGGCTCCCATGGCGATGTGGGATGCTCCGGCTTTGGCGAATGAGATTTCGATTTGTTGGCCGAGGCCTTTGGATGCGCCGGTGATGAGGACGGATTTTCCTGTGAGGTTGGCTTTTGTGGGATCGATGAAGGGGTAGGTGTCGTTGAATACTTTTTGGGTCATGGTGTAGTCGCCTGGAGATTGTTTAGTATGTGGAGGGAGAACTCCGAAGGGCATTTGGGTGTGCCAATTTCAACATACCTGGTCCTTCGAGGACGTTGGGTGTGCCTCGTGGAGGCGGCATATCGGCGGTCAAGTGTTGATCAATCGGCGAAAGTATTGGTGGTATCTAGGTGTTGAAACAACAGTGTTGAGGCAGTGGAATTTATGTATGGCCATTGATACATGAACCCTAATACGAAGACAACTCCGAAGGATCGTAAACTCCGTGATCTCCACACCACAACCTGCCGTGCAACGTGTTGTAGCTTATCAATCGTGGGGCAAGATACGCCGGGACTTAAGGACGGACTTGTGAGTTTTGCTGTCGTTGGTCGTTCGTCCACTACATTGCATCGTACAATTTCGGTATTTTCACACTCACAAGAACCAACGCTTTTGATTTTTTTTTTACGACTGAGTAGGCATATTCACAGTCGCCCTTGTGCTAATAGCGTCCTCGCTTCTCCAAAGACTTGTCACAGTCTTGAGTTGTGTGTAGAAGTTCAAGCCTGGCTTGCCGTAGAAAGTGTTTGCGCCTCCTCCTGCAACCGACTTCTTGTTTCCTGTGAAGCTGAACATTGGCAACGGCACTGGAATCGGTACGTTGATACCGACTTGCCCGGCCTCGATCTCTTTCTGGAACTTGCCAGCTGTGGCGCCAGATGCGGTGAAGATAGCGGTTCCGTTGCCGTATTCATTGTCGTTGATGAGCTTGATCGCATCGTCAAGGGTTGGCACGTTCAAGCAGACGAGGACAGGACCGAAAATCTCCTCCTTGTAGCATTGCATGTCCTTGGTCACGTTCGCGATGATAGTTGGTCCAACCTGCAAGGTGTTAGCACGTGCTCGGTAGGAAACTGTTCGTAAAAATGCTTACCCAGTTGCCATTGGCGTATTTGGCATCCTTTGGCTTTGCTCCGCGACCATCAAGTACAATGGTAGCACCTTCCTTCTCAGCAGACGCAATGAGGCCCTCGATCCTCTCCTTTGCCTGTGGAGAGATGACTGGACCAAGATCTGCGCCCTCCTCGAAACCGCCGTTCATGCTGAGAGCCTTTGCACGCTCGGCGATTTCAGGAGCCCAGTCCTTGGTCTCGCCCACGAAGACAAGTGTGGAAAGTGCCATACATCTCTGGCCCGCGGCACCGAACGCAGCACCAGCGATGGCATTCAGTGTGGCGTTCTTGTTGCAGTCAGGTAGGACAGCGGCGTGGTTCTTGGCGCCCAAGTTGGCCTGGACACGCTTGCCTTGTGCACTGCCACGGCTGAAGATGTACTCGCCAGCCTTGTTGGATCCGACGAAGGAAATGGCCTTGATACGTGGCTCGTCGATGATGAAGTCAACAGTCTTGGCTGCACCGTGAATGATGTTGATCACTCCAGGTGGGAAGCCAGCCTTCTCCGCGAGCTCCGCGAGGATCATGGTGGCACCTGGGTCGCGCTCTGAAGGCTTGATGATAACAGTGTTACCAGAAATGGCGGCAATGGGGATAGTCCAAAGTGGAATCATGGCTGGGAAGTTGAAGGGGCAAATGGCTGCCACAATGCCCAGTGGCTCCCGGTACGAACGAGTCTCCATGTCCTTGGCCACTTCAAGCACCTCACCAGTGATTTGTGTGGTAATTCCGCATGCGTTCTCTGCTACTTGCAGACCACGAAGGACATCACCCTTGGCGTCTGCGAAAGTCTTGCCTTGCTCGAGCGTGATGCTCGCGGCCAAGCGGTCCCAGTTCTCTCTGATCAGCGCCACATACTTGAACATGAGCTGTTGCCTGTGCAGCACACTGGTCGCCTTCCATGCTGGGAATGCCTTCTCGGCGCTGTCTACTGCCGCCTTCAGCTCTTCATCTGTGGACTGCGGCACGCGGGTAACGAGGTTGTTTGTGGACGGGTCGTGTAGATCAATCCATTGTGTAGCCTGAGAGTCGATGAACTTGTTATCGATGAAGTTCTGGGTGTTCAATGGCTGTTGCACTTTCTCGTGGGTCGTTGGGTATTCggtcgctgtcgtcgcgGCGGAAGTGGTACCTTGCAAGTGTCGAGTTGTGGCGTGTAGCCGTCGGACGGCCTGCTGGCCCGCA comes from the Cercospora beticola chromosome 4, complete sequence genome and includes:
- a CDS encoding uncharacterized protein (BUSCO:EOG09261BP0), encoding MTTSMLASGKANVYGGLKKLTVSQCGRVYSNSTTPPPPPPTANGKHAARADDAAKQRELVMNVLTANATKRDAKQYLARFEQSARTRAYLGPSNAAPQDDSHGSRHRTKQREDHNGVNLGGLYTPARAIANSPQFTVQNAFREQQVQEPQQELHVALACLKAPEAIDDFTLDGLARTISQLVKLDMAMILVLDINPSNVQAEDHAEQLADTKTMRRVLAQQADRLCDAIDRHNPEGARSVPNALETYEDHWEQGIDTMELQVAMPNLIMDPLSRGMVPIVSPLAYNTSGQLVEVAAADIMAALTKYLTGKDKPVDDDAAHNYGEVSLDRIVVLDAVGGIPSKHRGHGAHVFINLDQEYDLVESELAEYAEEARQDETNSRGPAFYDQHRDNLELVRRCLHILPSSSSGLIVSPHEAASSSTATDAAPSPLGAAGTRRQKNPLIHNLLTNKPVISSSLPAARLAPKEHDGDEGPLTEASTVLRKGMPLSVIPSVGRTRGWQKPSVGRTPLQLEKDPRVDLPRLVHLIENSFRRKLNVKHYLQRVNSHVAGIIVAGQYEGGAILTWEMPPGVNDPQRLVPYLDKFAVLQSSQGSSGVADIVFQAMVRSCFPNGVCWRSRTDNPVNKWYFERAAGSWQIPDSNWTMFWTGEGVIENEQKWNDYVAVCSSIQASWAPDGKKDD